A window of the Hemitrygon akajei unplaced genomic scaffold, sHemAka1.3 Scf000063, whole genome shotgun sequence genome harbors these coding sequences:
- the LOC140721860 gene encoding uncharacterized protein has protein sequence MAHQRVHTGERPFTCSDCGKGFTCSSKLKVHQRVHTGERPFTCSDCGKGFTQSSQLKVHQRVHTGERPFTCSDCGKGFTQLGNLQTHRSVHTGKRQFTCSVSGKGFTQSSELKVHQRVHTGERPFICSDCGKGFTQSSHLLAHQSVHSGEWLFTCLDCGKGFTCSSHLKIHQRVHTGEKPFTCSHCGKGFTLSSQLLRHQSVHTGERPFNCLVCGKGFTQSSDLQIHQRVHTGERPFICSVCGKGFTCSSHLKVHQRVHTGERPFTCSDCGKGFTQSSYLMSHKRVHTGERPFICSDCGKGFTCSSELKVHQRVHTAERMFTCSVCGKGFTQSSQLKVHQRVHTGERPFTCSDCGKGFTQLGNLQAHQSVHTGEKPFTCSDCGKGFTHSSTLLRHQSVHTGERPFTCSVCGKGFTQSSTLLRHQSVHTGERPFTCSVCGKGYTRSSKLKVHQRVHTGERPFTCLDCGKGFTHSSHLQAHRSVHMGIGC, from the coding sequence atggctcaccagcgagttcacaccggggagcggccgttcacctgctcggactgtgggaagggatttacttgcTCAtcaaaactgaaggtacatcagcgagttcacactggggagaggccgttcacctgctcagactgtgggaaaggattcactcagtcatcccaactgaaggtacatcagcgagttcacactggagagaggccgttcacctgctcagactgtgggaagggattcacacagttaggtAACCTACAAacacaccggtcagttcacactggaaagaggcagttcacctgctcagtttctgggaagggattcactcaatcatctgagctgaaggtacatcagcgagttcacactggggagaggccgttcatctgctcagactgtgggaagggattcacacagtcatcccacctattagcgcaccagtcagttcacagtggggagtggctgttcacctgcctagactgtgggaagggattcacttgctcatctcacttgaagatacatcagcgagttcacactggggagaaaccattcacctgctcacactgtgggaagggattcactttgtcatctcagttactgagacaccagtcagttcacactggtgagaggccattcaactgcttagtctgtgggaagggattcactcaatcatctgatcTACagatacaccagcgagttcacactggggagaggccattcatctgctcagtctgtgggaagggattcacttgctcatctcatctgaaggtacatcagcgagttcacactggagagagaccgttcacctgctcggactgtgggaagggattcactcagtcatcttacCTAATGTCTCAcaagcgagttcatactggggagcggccattcatctgctcagactgtgggaagggattcacttgctcatctgaactgaaggtacatcagcgagttcacactgcggagaggatgttcacctgctcagtctgtgggaagggattcactcagtcatcccaactgaaggtacatcagcgagttcacactggggagaggccgttcacctgctcagactgtgggaagggattcacacagttaggtaacctacaagcacaccagtcagttcacactggggagaagccattcacttgctcagactgtgggaagggattcactcattcatccaccctactgagacaccagtcagttcacactggggagaggccattcacctgctcagtctgtgggaagggattcactcagtcatccaccctactgagacaccagtcagttcacaccggggagaggccattcacctgctcagtttgTGGGAAGGGATATACTcgatcatctaaactgaaggtacatcagcgagttcacactggggagaggccgttcacctgcttagactgtgggaagggattcacccatTCATCCCATCTACAAGCGCACCGGTCTGTTCACATGGGGATTGGCTGTTAA